A region of Salirhabdus salicampi DNA encodes the following proteins:
- a CDS encoding cytochrome P450, with protein sequence MALNEHVPKEDTFDSTRDLLREGYMFIKNRTDKFQSDLFETRILGKKVVCMTGEEAAKVFYDPEKFQRKGAVPYRLQQSLFGVNAIQTMDGKAHLHRKLLFMSLMTPEHQERLAKLTRQEWQASVPDWAGKDIVLFDEAKKVLCRIACKWAGVPIDDGEVKDRGDDFAAMVYAFGAVGPRHWRGRQARNRAEAWIQEVIEQVRSGNLTAEEDSALHKMALYEDVDGKQFDSRMAAIELINVLRPIVAIATFITFSALALHDYPEYNDKLQSGDDMAFDMFAQEVRRFYPFGPFLGAMVKQDFVWNNYEFKKGRLVFLDMYGTNHDDRLWDEPNEFRPERFKEWDQSLYKFIPQGGGDPGKGHRCPGEGVTVEVMKETLHFLINDIEYDVPDQDFNISLKTMPTLPESGFVMSNITKKNA encoded by the coding sequence ATGGCGCTTAATGAACATGTCCCAAAGGAAGATACGTTCGATAGTACACGAGATTTACTTCGAGAAGGTTATATGTTTATTAAAAACAGAACCGATAAGTTTCAGAGTGACTTGTTTGAAACCCGCATATTAGGAAAAAAGGTTGTATGTATGACCGGCGAAGAAGCAGCAAAAGTATTTTACGACCCAGAAAAGTTTCAACGGAAAGGTGCTGTTCCATACCGATTGCAGCAATCGCTGTTCGGTGTAAATGCGATTCAGACAATGGATGGAAAGGCGCATCTTCATCGCAAGCTTTTATTTATGTCATTAATGACTCCTGAACATCAAGAGAGATTAGCGAAATTAACTAGGCAAGAATGGCAAGCCTCTGTACCCGACTGGGCAGGTAAAGACATCGTCCTTTTTGATGAAGCGAAAAAAGTGTTATGTCGTATCGCGTGTAAATGGGCAGGGGTACCAATTGATGATGGTGAAGTAAAAGATCGAGGCGATGATTTTGCGGCCATGGTTTATGCCTTTGGTGCAGTTGGCCCTCGTCATTGGCGAGGAAGGCAGGCCCGAAATCGAGCGGAAGCGTGGATCCAAGAGGTCATAGAACAAGTTCGGTCAGGTAATCTAACAGCAGAAGAAGATTCAGCATTACATAAAATGGCCCTTTACGAAGATGTAGACGGTAAACAATTTGATTCAAGAATGGCTGCCATTGAGTTAATTAACGTTTTACGCCCGATTGTGGCAATTGCAACGTTCATTACGTTTTCGGCGTTAGCCTTACACGATTATCCAGAATATAATGACAAGTTACAATCAGGGGACGATATGGCATTTGACATGTTTGCTCAAGAGGTACGCCGTTTCTATCCGTTTGGTCCTTTCCTCGGTGCGATGGTGAAACAAGATTTTGTGTGGAACAATTATGAATTTAAAAAAGGTCGTCTCGTCTTTCTCGATATGTATGGTACAAATCATGATGATCGACTTTGGGATGAACCAAACGAATTTCGTCCAGAGCGGTTTAAAGAATGGGACCAAAGCTTATACAAATTTATTCCCCAAGGGGGCGGTGACCCCGGAAAAGGCCATCGTTGTCCAGGAGAAGGTGTAACAGTAGAAGTGATGAAGGAAACGTTACATTTTCTCATTAATGACATTGAGTATGACGTTCCGGATCAAGATTTCAATATTAGTTTAAAGACGATGCCGACACTGCCCGAAAGCGGATTTGTGATGAGCAATATTACTAAGAAAAACGCTTGA
- a CDS encoding DUF2269 family protein, with protein sequence MFTLYMILLVIHIIAAVIGLGATFGLPVVMGLVKTKAQALFAYNVFKGIEKHGKIGSLSLLVTGLLMGFINPSLFTQIWYVASIIIYIGVQPIAAGILPRKTELQIKVLEEHDGDDLPEKYFTLAKKIKPLNNVLHISVVVLILLMTVKPF encoded by the coding sequence TTGTTCACATTGTACATGATTCTACTAGTGATACATATTATTGCCGCTGTCATTGGCCTTGGGGCAACGTTCGGCCTGCCTGTCGTGATGGGGCTTGTTAAAACGAAAGCACAAGCATTATTTGCCTATAATGTTTTTAAGGGAATTGAAAAACACGGAAAAATCGGAAGCCTTTCATTGTTGGTAACGGGACTTTTAATGGGATTTATTAATCCGTCCCTTTTCACACAAATATGGTACGTCGCTTCCATTATCATTTATATTGGGGTGCAGCCAATTGCTGCTGGAATATTACCGAGGAAAACAGAGTTACAAATTAAGGTGTTAGAAGAACATGACGGGGACGATTTACCAGAGAAATACTTCACACTAGCAAAAAAAATAAAACCTTTAAATAACGTGTTGCATATATCCGTTGTTGTCCTTATCTTATTGATGACTGTAAAGCCGTTTTAA